In one window of Skermanella rosea DNA:
- a CDS encoding vWA domain-containing protein: MVQDTSDSQPDIQIDGGRLSANIMHFARCLRAAGLPIGPGKVLQALEAVEAVGIGNRRDFYWTLHAVFVNRRDQRELFDQAFHVFWRNPDILKRMMALLLPTLKADLKQEGPEMSRRLAEALQTNKPKPGEGDGGEQDQEIEIDASLTWSDRELIQTMDFEKMSAAEIAMAKSVIKRMTLPIMTVPTRRFQLSHLGRRADLRATLRQTLRSGGDVIDLATKRRRERHPPLVVLCDISGSMSRYSRMLLHFLHAVTNDRDRVHTFLFGTRLTNVTRYLRYRDIDVSLEKVSGAVQDWSGGTRIGRSLHEFNRVWSRRVLGQGAVVILITDGLDRDAAEGLGEEIERLHKSCRRLIWLNPLLRYEGFEPKSSGIRAIMPHVDDFRPVHNLASLADLAKVLDHVGPRRHGGMARWLAEVASA, translated from the coding sequence ATGGTCCAAGACACAAGCGACAGCCAGCCGGACATCCAGATCGACGGCGGACGCCTGTCCGCCAACATCATGCATTTCGCCCGCTGCCTGCGCGCCGCCGGTCTTCCCATCGGCCCGGGCAAGGTGCTCCAGGCGCTGGAGGCGGTGGAGGCCGTCGGCATCGGCAACCGCCGCGACTTCTACTGGACGCTGCACGCAGTCTTCGTCAACCGCCGTGACCAGCGCGAGCTGTTCGACCAGGCGTTCCACGTCTTCTGGCGCAATCCCGACATCCTGAAGCGCATGATGGCGCTGCTTCTCCCCACCCTGAAGGCGGACCTGAAGCAGGAAGGGCCTGAAATGTCGCGCCGGCTAGCCGAGGCGCTGCAAACCAACAAGCCGAAGCCCGGAGAGGGTGACGGCGGCGAGCAGGACCAGGAGATCGAGATCGACGCCTCGCTGACTTGGTCCGACCGCGAGCTGATCCAGACCATGGATTTCGAGAAGATGTCGGCGGCCGAGATCGCCATGGCGAAATCGGTCATCAAGCGCATGACGCTGCCGATCATGACCGTCCCGACCCGGCGCTTCCAGCTCAGCCACCTGGGCCGCCGCGCCGACCTCCGGGCGACCCTGCGGCAGACGCTCCGCTCCGGCGGCGACGTGATCGACCTCGCGACCAAGCGGCGGCGGGAACGCCACCCGCCACTGGTCGTCCTGTGCGACATCTCCGGCTCCATGAGCCGCTACTCGCGCATGCTGCTCCACTTCCTGCATGCGGTGACCAACGACCGCGACCGGGTCCACACCTTCCTGTTCGGCACCCGGCTGACCAACGTGACGCGGTACCTGCGCTACAGGGACATCGACGTGTCGCTGGAGAAGGTTTCCGGCGCGGTGCAGGACTGGTCCGGCGGCACCCGCATCGGGCGGAGCCTGCACGAATTCAACCGGGTCTGGTCGCGCCGGGTCCTGGGCCAGGGCGCCGTCGTCATCCTGATCACCGACGGGCTGGACCGCGACGCGGCCGAAGGGCTGGGCGAGGAGATCGAGCGGCTCCACAAGAGCTGCCGCCGTCTCATCTGGCTGAACCCCCTCTTGCGCTACGAGGGGTTCGAGCCGAAATCCAGTGGCATCAGGGCCATCATGCCCCATGTCGACGATTTCCGACCGGTCCACAACCTGGCAAGCCTCGCCGACCTGGCGAAGGTGCTCGATCATGTCGGACCCCGGCGCCACGGCGGCATGGCGCGATGGCTAGCGGAGGTGGCTTCAGCATGA
- a CDS encoding thermonuclease family protein, with protein sequence MKPSRSRAGARALGIVLLTLLSPGIVAGQAPSAARQASEGKIAIRVIDGDTVQTGSEVHELAGIDAPELGQRCLNNGSLYTCGLEASFALRKMIGIMPVSCTSRRDGDDVECTGDAGNLGLLLVQQGFAVARPGAPPAYLEAQRVAKDSKLGIWRGDFVPSVRWREGERLEAERKSPVPCPVKAAVEQSGRRVYLVPTDGVYDKVAPDPEAGGRLFCTDEEARAAGFERPAS encoded by the coding sequence ATGAAACCATCACGAAGCAGAGCGGGCGCGCGGGCGCTCGGGATCGTCCTGCTGACGCTCCTGAGCCCCGGCATCGTGGCCGGACAAGCCCCGTCGGCCGCCCGACAGGCTTCCGAAGGCAAGATCGCGATACGGGTGATCGACGGCGATACCGTGCAGACGGGATCCGAAGTCCATGAACTGGCGGGTATCGACGCGCCGGAACTGGGTCAGCGTTGCCTCAACAACGGGTCGCTGTATACGTGCGGGCTGGAAGCAAGCTTCGCGCTTCGCAAGATGATCGGGATCATGCCGGTTTCCTGCACAAGCCGGCGTGACGGCGACGACGTGGAATGCACGGGCGACGCCGGGAACCTCGGCCTACTGCTGGTCCAGCAGGGATTCGCCGTCGCCCGGCCGGGAGCGCCTCCGGCGTACCTGGAAGCGCAGCGCGTCGCCAAGGACAGCAAGCTCGGGATCTGGCGGGGCGACTTCGTCCCGTCGGTCCGATGGCGGGAGGGCGAGCGGCTGGAGGCGGAGCGGAAGTCGCCGGTGCCCTGCCCCGTCAAGGCCGCGGTCGAGCAGTCCGGCCGCAGGGTCTACCTGGTGCCGACCGACGGCGTCTACGACAAGGTGGCGCCCGATCCGGAAGCCGGGGGCAGGCTGTTCTGCACCGACGAGGAGGCCCGTGCCGCGGGTTTTGAACGACCGGCATCCTGA
- a CDS encoding AAA family ATPase, whose translation MTNPLPASVDETLELLQRGDYVAERSLATALYLALKLNRPLFLEGEAGTGKTEIAKVLSATLGRRLVRLQCYEGLDVASAVYEWNYARQMIEIRLAEATGEKSRESLGGDIFSPEFLIKRPLLQALETGADGPPVLLIDELDRTDEPFEAYLLEVLSDFQITIPEIGTIKAEQPPTVIITSNRTREIHDALKRRCFYHWVDYPDAAREQDILRVKAPNVPEHLSRQVVGFVQRLRGMDLFKLPGVAETLDWAQALTQLDRLELDPDTINDTLGTLLKYQDDIAKIQGSEANRILTQVKAELSAAHPA comes from the coding sequence ATGACAAATCCCCTGCCCGCCTCCGTCGATGAAACACTGGAGCTGCTTCAGCGTGGCGATTACGTCGCCGAGCGGTCGCTGGCGACGGCCCTCTATCTCGCCCTCAAGCTGAACCGCCCGCTGTTCCTCGAAGGCGAGGCCGGCACCGGCAAGACCGAGATCGCCAAGGTGCTGAGCGCCACGCTCGGCCGCCGGTTGGTCCGGCTGCAATGCTACGAGGGCCTGGACGTCGCCTCCGCGGTGTACGAGTGGAACTACGCCCGCCAGATGATCGAGATCCGCCTGGCCGAGGCGACCGGCGAGAAGAGCCGCGAGAGCCTTGGCGGCGACATCTTCTCCCCCGAGTTCCTGATCAAGCGCCCCCTGCTCCAGGCGCTGGAGACCGGGGCCGACGGCCCGCCCGTCCTGCTGATCGACGAGCTGGACCGCACCGACGAACCATTCGAAGCCTACCTCCTCGAAGTGCTGTCCGACTTCCAGATCACCATCCCGGAGATCGGCACGATCAAGGCGGAGCAGCCGCCGACCGTCATCATCACTTCCAACCGCACGCGCGAGATCCACGACGCTCTGAAGCGCCGCTGCTTCTACCACTGGGTCGATTATCCGGACGCGGCCCGCGAGCAGGACATCCTCCGGGTAAAGGCGCCGAACGTGCCCGAGCACCTGTCCCGCCAAGTCGTGGGCTTCGTGCAGCGCCTGCGCGGCATGGACCTGTTCAAGCTGCCCGGCGTCGCCGAGACCCTGGACTGGGCGCAGGCCCTGACCCAGCTCGACCGGCTCGAACTGGACCCGGACACGATCAACGACACGCTGGGCACCCTGCTGAAGTACCAGGACGACATCGCCAAGATCCAAGGCAGCGAGGCGAACCGCATCCTGACCCAGGTCAAGGCCGAGCTGTCCGCCGCCCACCCGGCCTGA
- a CDS encoding ArsC/Spx/MgsR family protein — MAEVLFYAKPDCPANAKQKTQLEAAGHTVVARDLLSEPWTPETLRPYFNDRPVEEWFNRFAPAVRSKEVVPADLDEAAALDILIKDPELIRRPLIQVGDRREVGYDPTTLNAWISLIPVSDGLSCEEKHAQGRCDHGHGHHHH; from the coding sequence ATGGCCGAAGTCCTGTTCTACGCCAAGCCCGATTGCCCCGCCAACGCCAAGCAGAAGACCCAACTGGAAGCGGCCGGCCACACCGTCGTGGCCCGGGACCTGCTGTCCGAGCCCTGGACCCCGGAGACGCTGCGGCCCTATTTCAACGACCGCCCGGTCGAGGAATGGTTCAACCGCTTCGCCCCGGCGGTCCGGAGCAAGGAAGTCGTGCCGGCCGACCTGGACGAAGCGGCGGCGCTCGACATCCTGATAAAGGACCCCGAACTGATCCGCCGCCCGCTGATCCAGGTGGGGGACCGGCGCGAGGTCGGCTACGACCCGACCACCCTGAACGCCTGGATCAGCCTGATTCCCGTCTCCGACGGCCTCTCCTGCGAGGAGAAGCACGCCCAGGGCCGCTGCGACCACGGCCATGGGCACCATCACCACTGA
- a CDS encoding OmpA family protein — protein sequence MTVIRRLALGASACALLAACANAPTETASVTQANAAYQSARNNPQVVNTAALELQRAEQALREAQEAQSAGEDVDVVDHEAYLAERRAEIAFQTAELNAAQQQIEQANQSRDQVLLNARSGQVQSLQRQLAELQAKQTERGMVLTLGDVLFEVGKAELRPGAQRTITDLAAFMRQNPERTVEVTGFTDSTGSVELNQELSEDRAEAVRRALVAQGINPQRIVTRGLGPALPVASNNTSGGRQQNRRVEITISDETGSIPPRA from the coding sequence ATGACGGTTATACGCCGCTTGGCGCTTGGCGCTTCGGCCTGCGCCCTCCTGGCCGCCTGCGCCAACGCTCCGACCGAGACGGCGAGCGTCACCCAGGCGAACGCCGCCTACCAGTCGGCTCGCAACAATCCTCAGGTGGTCAATACGGCCGCCCTCGAACTGCAGCGCGCCGAGCAGGCCCTGCGCGAAGCCCAGGAAGCCCAGTCGGCCGGCGAGGACGTCGATGTGGTCGACCACGAGGCCTATCTGGCCGAGCGGCGGGCCGAGATCGCGTTCCAGACCGCCGAACTCAATGCGGCGCAGCAGCAGATCGAGCAGGCCAACCAGAGCCGCGACCAGGTCCTGCTCAACGCCCGTTCCGGGCAGGTCCAGAGCCTTCAGCGCCAGCTCGCCGAACTCCAGGCCAAGCAGACCGAACGCGGCATGGTCCTGACGCTCGGCGACGTCCTGTTCGAGGTCGGCAAGGCCGAGCTTCGCCCGGGAGCGCAGCGCACCATCACCGACCTTGCGGCCTTCATGCGCCAGAATCCGGAACGGACCGTCGAAGTCACCGGCTTCACCGACAGCACCGGCAGCGTCGAGCTGAACCAGGAGCTGTCCGAAGACCGTGCCGAGGCCGTGCGCCGCGCCCTGGTCGCCCAGGGCATCAATCCGCAGCGGATCGTGACGCGGGGCCTCGGACCGGCGCTTCCGGTCGCCAGCAACAACACGTCCGGAGGCCGGCAGCAGAACCGGCGCGTCGAGATCACGATCTCCGACGAGACCGGATCTATCCCGCCACGGGCCTGA
- a CDS encoding XdhC family protein codes for MKTDILQRLVRARAEKCPVALVTDLGSGLQTLVHDDVTHGGFGLDREELAEVRRFLREDRSGIVEIGDARLFIHSFNPPLRVIIIGAVHIAQALAPMASLAGYDVVVVDPRRAFATDARFPGISMNGEWPDDALNQLAIDGRTAIVTLTHDPKLDDPALHVALRSPAFYVGSLGSRKTHGKRVDRLREAGFTEAEIARIHAPVGLAIDAVTPAEIALAIMAQITQVLRQEPSSAAAAA; via the coding sequence ATGAAGACCGACATCCTTCAGCGCCTGGTCAGGGCGCGCGCCGAGAAATGCCCGGTGGCCCTGGTCACGGACCTGGGCTCCGGCCTCCAGACGCTGGTCCACGATGACGTCACCCACGGCGGCTTCGGCCTTGACCGGGAGGAGCTGGCCGAAGTGCGCCGCTTCCTCCGCGAGGACCGCAGCGGCATCGTGGAGATCGGCGACGCCCGACTGTTCATCCACTCGTTCAACCCGCCGCTGCGGGTCATCATCATCGGCGCCGTCCACATCGCGCAGGCCCTGGCGCCGATGGCGTCGCTGGCGGGATACGACGTGGTCGTGGTCGATCCGCGCCGGGCTTTCGCGACCGACGCGCGCTTTCCCGGCATCTCCATGAACGGCGAATGGCCCGACGACGCGCTGAACCAGCTCGCGATCGACGGCCGCACCGCCATCGTCACCCTGACCCACGATCCCAAGCTGGATGATCCGGCGCTCCACGTGGCGCTCCGCTCCCCGGCCTTCTATGTCGGCTCCCTGGGCAGCCGGAAGACCCACGGCAAGCGGGTGGACCGCCTGCGCGAGGCCGGCTTCACCGAAGCCGAGATCGCCCGCATCCACGCTCCCGTCGGGCTCGCCATCGACGCCGTCACGCCGGCCGAGATCGCGCTGGCGATCATGGCCCAGATCACCCAGGTGCTGCGCCAGGAACCGTCCTCCGCCGCGGCGGCGGCCTGA
- a CDS encoding XdhC family protein, whose product MTYENNIPEIAAALRAEGKRVALATVVSTWGSSPRPVGSQLVVDETGAMQGSVSGGCIEGAVVHEAMQAMQDGEPRMLSFGVADEQAWEVGLACGGKVQVYVEAVE is encoded by the coding sequence ATGACGTACGAAAACAACATCCCCGAGATCGCGGCGGCGCTGCGGGCCGAGGGAAAGCGCGTAGCACTGGCGACCGTGGTCTCCACCTGGGGCTCCTCCCCCCGGCCGGTCGGCAGCCAGCTGGTGGTGGACGAGACCGGCGCCATGCAGGGCTCCGTGTCGGGCGGCTGCATCGAGGGGGCCGTCGTCCACGAGGCCATGCAGGCCATGCAGGACGGCGAGCCGCGCATGCTCAGCTTCGGCGTCGCCGACGAGCAGGCCTGGGAAGTCGGCCTCGCCTGCGGCGGCAAGGTCCAGGTCTATGTCGAGGCGGTGGAATGA
- a CDS encoding phage holin family protein, whose protein sequence is MQENRTVDMPLSGLFANLRQEATLLVKREIELARVEAGQKAGQITRGAVSLAVGGAVLFIGILFLMLSGTWGLSRFVEPWISALVVGGVVLLVGVVMLLKGISNMKKLNLTPERTLETLKSDASLVRGRTP, encoded by the coding sequence ATGCAGGAAAACAGGACCGTTGACATGCCCTTGAGCGGCCTTTTCGCCAATCTTCGGCAAGAGGCGACATTGCTCGTCAAGCGCGAGATCGAGCTTGCCCGGGTCGAAGCCGGGCAGAAGGCCGGGCAGATCACCCGCGGGGCCGTGTCCCTGGCAGTCGGCGGCGCAGTGCTGTTCATCGGCATCCTGTTCCTGATGCTGTCGGGGACCTGGGGGCTGTCGCGGTTCGTCGAACCCTGGATTTCCGCGCTGGTCGTGGGCGGCGTCGTGCTGCTGGTCGGCGTCGTCATGCTGCTCAAGGGGATCAGCAACATGAAGAAGCTGAACCTGACCCCGGAGCGTACGCTGGAAACCCTCAAGAGCGACGCCAGCCTGGTGCGGGGCCGCACGCCATGA
- a CDS encoding DUF4398 domain-containing protein, with amino-acid sequence MAGAALALAACANDIPAPTEQVTLSDNIIRNAETAGAVQYSPVELNMAREKLEAARREMQDENNEEARRLAEQAEVDARLAELRSRTQTTKEAVAAVQASIDTLRRELNARPTS; translated from the coding sequence GTGGCCGGTGCTGCCCTGGCGCTGGCCGCCTGCGCCAACGATATCCCGGCGCCGACCGAACAAGTGACGCTGTCGGACAACATCATCCGGAATGCCGAGACGGCCGGCGCCGTCCAATACTCGCCCGTCGAACTCAATATGGCGCGCGAAAAGCTGGAAGCCGCCCGACGCGAGATGCAGGACGAGAACAACGAGGAGGCCCGGCGCCTCGCCGAGCAGGCAGAGGTCGACGCCCGCCTCGCTGAACTCCGCTCCCGCACCCAGACCACCAAGGAAGCGGTCGCCGCGGTCCAGGCCAGCATCGACACGCTTCGGCGTGAGCTGAACGCCCGGCCGACCAGTTGA
- a CDS encoding SMP-30/gluconolactonase/LRE family protein, whose translation MDRRTILKAGAASAAAFAAGPVLARDWGHPQPVRYPDPAIEVLDPSFAKYRIGNANVERLVTGLRWAEGPVYFRDGGYLVWSDIPNNRLMRWTEETGAVSVFRPVSNYTNGNTRDRQGRLISCEHGARRVTRTEYDGTITVLIDRFEGKRLNAPNDAVVHSDGGIWFTDPGYGILGDYEGGKAEFELPTNVYRLDPSTGRATVVAGDFRRPNGLCFSPDQTKLYIADTGENGPKQIRVFDVAEGTRLTNGRVFADMGAGAADGMRTDVDGNLWASAGWAGEGYDGVHVFNPQGMLIGKIHLPEICSNVCFGGPRKNRLFMTGSTSLYAVYVNTRGAQDP comes from the coding sequence ATGGACAGGCGAACGATTCTGAAAGCCGGGGCCGCCTCGGCGGCGGCCTTCGCGGCAGGCCCCGTCCTGGCCCGCGACTGGGGCCATCCGCAACCGGTGCGGTATCCCGACCCGGCGATCGAGGTCCTGGACCCGAGCTTCGCCAAGTACCGGATCGGCAACGCCAACGTCGAGCGCCTTGTCACGGGGCTTCGCTGGGCGGAGGGCCCGGTCTATTTCCGCGATGGCGGGTATCTGGTGTGGAGCGATATCCCCAACAACCGGCTGATGCGGTGGACCGAGGAGACGGGAGCGGTCAGCGTGTTCCGCCCGGTGTCCAACTACACCAACGGCAACACGCGCGACCGGCAGGGCCGGCTGATCAGCTGCGAGCACGGCGCTCGGCGGGTCACGCGGACGGAGTACGACGGCACCATCACGGTCCTGATCGACCGGTTCGAGGGGAAGCGGCTCAACGCCCCGAACGACGCCGTGGTCCATTCCGACGGCGGCATCTGGTTCACCGATCCCGGCTACGGCATCCTGGGCGACTACGAGGGCGGCAAGGCCGAGTTCGAATTGCCGACCAACGTCTATCGCCTGGACCCCTCCACGGGACGGGCGACCGTGGTGGCCGGCGATTTCCGGCGGCCTAACGGGCTGTGCTTCTCACCCGACCAGACGAAGCTTTACATCGCCGACACGGGGGAGAACGGGCCGAAGCAGATCCGCGTCTTCGACGTGGCGGAAGGCACGCGCCTGACCAACGGCCGGGTCTTCGCCGACATGGGCGCCGGTGCCGCCGACGGCATGCGCACCGACGTTGACGGAAACCTGTGGGCCTCGGCCGGCTGGGCCGGGGAGGGGTATGACGGCGTCCACGTCTTCAATCCCCAAGGCATGCTGATAGGCAAGATCCACCTGCCGGAGATCTGCTCCAACGTCTGCTTCGGCGGTCCCCGGAAGAACCGCCTGTTCATGACCGGCAGCACGTCGCTCTACGCGGTGTACGTGAACACGCGCGGCGCCCAGGATCCCTGA
- a CDS encoding NTP transferase domain-containing protein, which translates to MRFGQVSPAGAVGAILVHSVRADGIAFKKGRLLTAEDAAALERAGIGLVTTARLEDGDVGEDAAASRIARAAAGPGLDVAAAFTGRVNLFATAPGVCVVDVDRLNRLNLLDESVTVATLPASAPVEAGGMVATIKIIPFAAPEDVVSRAEAIAADGGPLIRVAAFRPLRAALVQTRLAGMKESILDKTVGVTRDRLAAIGSELAGDIRVDHDEAAVAGAVAEAVSSGIDLLLIAGASAITDRRDVLPAGIERAGGEVEHFGMPVDPGNLLLLARAGGIPVLGLPGCARSPKLNGFDWVLQRLAAGIPVTRRDIMTMGAGGLLTEIPTRPLPRASTPVAEPQAPRAPRIAALILAAGQSRRMGALNKMIADVDGKPMVAHVLEAVIASHAGSVTVVTGHDPEAVRAALAGHEIRFVHNPHYAEGLSTSLRAGIAALPDDADGVLVCLGDMPRVGAETLNRLIAAFSPQEGRAICVPTVAGKRGNPVLWDRRFFAEMRDLAGDVGAKHLIGLHADQVCEVTMDGNGVLLDIDTPEALQALNS; encoded by the coding sequence ATGCGCTTCGGTCAGGTCTCCCCCGCCGGCGCGGTCGGCGCCATCCTGGTGCATTCCGTCCGGGCCGACGGCATCGCCTTCAAGAAGGGGCGGCTCCTCACCGCCGAGGACGCCGCCGCCCTGGAGCGCGCCGGCATCGGGCTGGTGACAACCGCCAGGCTGGAAGACGGCGACGTGGGCGAGGACGCTGCCGCCTCCCGCATCGCCCGCGCTGCCGCCGGTCCCGGCCTGGACGTGGCAGCGGCCTTCACCGGCCGGGTCAACCTGTTCGCCACCGCGCCGGGAGTCTGCGTCGTCGACGTGGACCGGTTGAATCGGCTGAACCTCCTGGACGAATCGGTCACCGTCGCGACCCTGCCCGCGTCGGCGCCGGTCGAGGCTGGCGGGATGGTCGCGACCATCAAGATCATCCCCTTCGCCGCTCCCGAGGACGTCGTCTCCCGGGCCGAAGCGATCGCCGCCGACGGCGGGCCGCTGATCCGCGTCGCCGCGTTCCGTCCCCTGCGCGCCGCGCTGGTCCAGACCCGCCTGGCCGGCATGAAGGAATCGATCCTGGACAAGACGGTCGGCGTCACCCGCGACCGGCTGGCCGCCATCGGCTCCGAGCTGGCGGGCGACATCCGCGTCGATCATGACGAAGCGGCGGTCGCCGGCGCCGTCGCCGAGGCCGTATCCTCCGGCATCGACCTGCTGCTGATCGCCGGCGCTTCCGCCATCACCGACCGGCGGGACGTCCTTCCGGCCGGCATAGAGCGGGCCGGCGGCGAGGTCGAGCATTTCGGCATGCCGGTGGACCCGGGCAACCTGCTGCTGCTGGCGCGCGCCGGCGGCATCCCCGTCCTGGGCCTTCCCGGCTGCGCCCGATCGCCCAAGCTGAACGGGTTCGACTGGGTGCTCCAGCGGCTGGCCGCCGGCATCCCGGTGACCCGGCGGGACATCATGACGATGGGCGCCGGCGGCCTGCTGACGGAGATCCCGACCCGCCCCCTGCCCCGGGCCTCCACGCCCGTGGCCGAGCCGCAGGCTCCCCGCGCTCCGCGCATCGCGGCCTTGATCCTGGCCGCCGGCCAGTCGCGCCGGATGGGCGCGCTGAACAAGATGATCGCTGATGTGGACGGCAAGCCGATGGTGGCCCACGTGCTGGAGGCCGTCATCGCCTCCCACGCCGGTTCCGTCACGGTCGTCACGGGCCACGACCCGGAGGCGGTCCGGGCCGCCCTGGCCGGCCACGAGATCCGCTTCGTCCACAATCCCCACTACGCCGAGGGGCTCAGCACCTCGCTGCGCGCCGGCATCGCGGCCCTGCCCGACGATGCGGACGGCGTGCTGGTCTGCCTGGGCGACATGCCGCGGGTCGGAGCGGAGACGCTGAACCGCCTGATCGCCGCCTTCAGCCCGCAGGAGGGCCGCGCCATCTGCGTTCCGACCGTCGCGGGCAAGCGCGGCAACCCCGTGCTATGGGACCGCCGCTTCTTCGCCGAGATGCGGGACCTCGCCGGCGACGTGGGCGCCAAGCACCTGATCGGCCTCCACGCCGACCAGGTCTGTGAGGTCACCATGGACGGCAACGGGGTCCTCCTCGACATCGACACCCCGGAAGCGCTCCAGGCCCTGAATTCTTGA
- a CDS encoding ankyrin repeat domain-containing protein, translating to MQNQQPPQMDEETLAFLLQVFQTVRAGQAAELHEYLVRGLPPNLRNEKGDSLLMIAAYHGHADTVRELLDHGADMEMANDRGQTPLAAAAFKGDVGIVRMLLDAGADVDGCGDTGRTALMTAAMFNRTEIVDLLLERGATIDRVDAGGHTAQAAAEAMNAPDTPGQLARAAARG from the coding sequence ATGCAGAACCAACAGCCCCCGCAGATGGACGAGGAGACCCTCGCCTTCCTTCTTCAGGTCTTCCAGACGGTCAGGGCGGGCCAGGCGGCGGAACTGCACGAGTATCTGGTCCGCGGCCTGCCGCCGAACCTGCGCAACGAGAAGGGCGACAGCCTGCTGATGATCGCGGCCTATCACGGCCACGCCGACACGGTGCGGGAGCTTCTCGACCATGGCGCCGACATGGAGATGGCGAACGACCGCGGGCAGACCCCGCTGGCCGCCGCCGCCTTCAAGGGAGACGTCGGGATCGTGCGCATGCTGCTGGATGCCGGCGCCGACGTGGATGGCTGCGGCGACACCGGCAGGACGGCGCTGATGACCGCCGCCATGTTCAACCGGACCGAGATCGTCGACCTGCTGCTGGAACGCGGCGCCACGATCGATCGGGTCGATGCCGGCGGCCACACCGCCCAGGCCGCCGCCGAGGCCATGAACGCACCCGACACGCCTGGACAGCTTGCCCGCGCCGCCGCGCGTGGCTAG
- a CDS encoding Zn-dependent hydrolase, with the protein MTSIPYIDEARLWKRHMAMAKIGALPGGGVNRPALSPGDAQSRSLLARWAEELGFSVATDPIGNLFVRRPGTDDSLAPVMSGSHLDTQPTGGKFDGAFGVLAAFEALQAIHEAGIVTKRPIEVVSWTNEEGSRFQPGCSGSSAFTGAIPLDRILAAVDRDGIAARDALAAVLASERGMAVRPLGFPVAAYLECHIEQGPRLEEAGIPVGIVTGIQGSRWFAVEVLGDEAHAGTTPRRNRRDALVGAVAMVSALERLMHDEEDRVRFTVGRFEVQPGSPNTIPGRVFFTIDFRHPEASTLKRLGDQVDAVCRAHAGPCAVTIEETFHSLPTEFDQTVVAAMRGAAERLGIRTLDLSSGALHDAKFLQDVCPSGMLFVPCEGGISHNEAENAKPSDLADGTRVLAEALVTLANA; encoded by the coding sequence ATGACCAGCATTCCCTACATCGACGAAGCCCGCCTCTGGAAACGCCACATGGCGATGGCCAAGATCGGCGCACTGCCGGGCGGCGGCGTCAACCGCCCGGCCCTCTCGCCCGGCGACGCCCAGTCGCGCAGCCTGCTGGCCCGGTGGGCGGAGGAGCTGGGATTCTCCGTCGCGACCGATCCGATCGGCAACCTGTTCGTCCGCCGCCCGGGCACCGACGACTCGCTGGCCCCCGTGATGAGCGGCTCCCACCTCGACACCCAGCCGACCGGCGGCAAGTTCGACGGCGCCTTCGGCGTGCTGGCGGCCTTCGAGGCGCTTCAGGCGATCCACGAGGCGGGGATCGTCACCAAGCGTCCGATCGAGGTGGTGTCCTGGACCAACGAGGAAGGCTCCCGCTTCCAGCCCGGCTGCTCCGGTTCATCGGCGTTCACCGGGGCGATACCGCTCGACCGCATCCTGGCGGCGGTGGACCGCGACGGGATCGCGGCACGCGACGCCCTGGCCGCCGTCCTGGCGAGCGAGCGCGGCATGGCGGTGCGTCCCCTGGGCTTCCCGGTCGCGGCCTACCTGGAGTGCCACATCGAACAGGGGCCCAGGCTGGAGGAAGCCGGAATCCCGGTCGGCATCGTCACCGGCATCCAGGGCTCCCGCTGGTTCGCGGTCGAGGTGCTGGGCGACGAGGCCCATGCCGGAACCACCCCCCGGCGCAACCGCCGCGATGCGCTGGTGGGGGCGGTCGCCATGGTGTCGGCGCTGGAACGGCTGATGCACGACGAGGAGGACCGCGTCCGCTTCACGGTCGGCCGGTTCGAAGTCCAGCCCGGCTCGCCCAACACCATCCCCGGCCGGGTTTTCTTCACCATCGACTTCCGCCACCCCGAGGCATCGACGCTGAAGCGTCTTGGCGACCAGGTGGACGCGGTCTGCCGGGCCCACGCCGGCCCCTGCGCCGTGACCATCGAGGAGACCTTCCACAGCCTGCCCACGGAATTCGATCAGACCGTGGTCGCCGCGATGCGCGGCGCCGCCGAACGGCTGGGCATCCGGACGCTGGACCTATCGTCGGGCGCGCTGCACGACGCCAAGTTCCTCCAGGACGTCTGCCCCAGCGGCATGCTGTTCGTTCCCTGCGAAGGCGGCATCAGCCACAACGAGGCGGAGAACGCCAAGCCGTCCGACCTTGCCGACGGCACCCGAGTCCTGGCCGAAGCCCTGGTCACCCTCGCCAACGCCTGA